The proteins below are encoded in one region of Shewanella putrefaciens:
- the murD gene encoding UDP-N-acetylmuramoyl-L-alanine--D-glutamate ligase — protein MQNQYSHIVLGLGATGLSVVRYLCGKGITPLVMDSRRQPPGADTLAASFPEVQLIAGGFDCRYLVQATQIIISPGIAIDTPEVRAALDMGIEVIGDVELFAREIADRKPCVIGITGSNGKSTVTTLVGEVLREAGMAVAVGGNIGIPALDLLSNNAEIYVLELSSFQLETTHSLNCVVSTCLNVTEDHMDRYSDMDAYRNAKLRLYHQSRAILFNRDDALTMPTEPMNQNSFGLAPPEGDEWGISDSKIYHGHSEIMPIAEVSLIGSHNHANLLAAMALVDVVGVDKQVMAKVARTFTGLSHRCEVVGVKAGVTYVNDSKATNVGATVAALEGLSDHLGDIILIAGGDGKGADFGPLVEPLAAVTHLITLGRDGNKIAALKAGAIKVDSMAAAVTKAAELATSGDIVLLSPACASLDMYSNFMARGDDFRSQVEQLDGE, from the coding sequence ATGCAAAATCAGTATTCACACATAGTGTTAGGTTTGGGGGCTACAGGGCTCTCTGTGGTGCGCTATTTGTGTGGAAAAGGCATTACGCCACTGGTCATGGATAGCCGCAGGCAACCACCGGGAGCCGATACCTTAGCGGCTTCTTTCCCTGAGGTGCAGTTGATTGCGGGCGGATTTGATTGCCGCTATTTAGTGCAGGCGACACAAATCATTATCAGCCCGGGGATTGCTATCGATACGCCAGAGGTGCGCGCCGCATTGGATATGGGCATTGAGGTGATTGGTGATGTCGAGCTATTTGCCCGTGAAATTGCCGATCGCAAACCCTGCGTCATTGGCATCACAGGTTCAAACGGTAAGTCGACCGTTACCACCTTAGTCGGTGAAGTGCTGCGCGAAGCGGGTATGGCGGTCGCCGTGGGTGGGAATATTGGTATCCCGGCTCTTGACCTGCTAAGCAACAATGCCGAGATTTATGTGCTTGAGCTGTCGAGCTTCCAGCTTGAAACCACCCACAGTTTGAACTGTGTGGTCTCAACTTGTTTAAATGTGACCGAAGATCATATGGACAGATACAGCGATATGGATGCCTATCGCAACGCTAAATTGCGTTTGTATCATCAGAGTCGCGCCATCCTCTTTAATCGTGACGATGCCTTAACTATGCCAACGGAACCGATGAACCAAAATAGTTTTGGTTTAGCGCCACCCGAAGGTGATGAATGGGGCATCAGCGATAGCAAGATTTACCATGGGCACAGTGAAATTATGCCGATCGCAGAAGTATCGCTGATTGGTAGCCATAACCACGCCAATTTACTTGCCGCCATGGCCTTAGTTGATGTGGTTGGCGTGGATAAGCAAGTGATGGCCAAAGTTGCTCGTACCTTTACCGGGCTTTCGCACCGCTGCGAAGTCGTGGGCGTTAAAGCGGGCGTCACCTATGTTAACGACTCAAAGGCCACCAATGTGGGCGCCACAGTAGCGGCGCTCGAAGGCTTAAGCGATCACTTAGGCGATATTATTTTAATTGCCGGCGGCGATGGTAAAGGGGCTGATTTTGGCCCACTCGTAGAGCCGTTAGCAGCAGTGACTCACCTGATTACCTTAGGCCGTGATGGTAATAAGATTGCCGCGCTTAAAGCAGGGGCGATTAAAGTCGACTCTATGGCTGCAGCAGTGACCAAGGCGGCAGAATTAGCCACATCCGGTGATATCGTTTTGCTGTCGCCCGCCTGTGCCAGCCTAGATATGTACAGTAACTTTATGGCCCGTGGTGATGATTTTAGAAGCCAAGTGGAGCAACTCGATGGCGAGTGA
- a CDS encoding UDP-N-acetylmuramoyl-tripeptide--D-alanyl-D-alanine ligase has product MIPLSLEALCQHLGERRVGDDVTIQDLSSDSRKIGAATLFVALKGERFDGHDFAVTAIENGAAALMVERELPFDIPQLIVADCQRAMGAIGAYVRDQVNPICVALTGSNGKTSVKEMIATILSAKHQVLYTAGNFNNEIGVPLTLLRLTPADEYGVFELGANHKGEIDYTSGLVRPNVALVNNVGSAHLEGFGSQAGVAQAKSEIFNHLQQGGTAIINADDAFADVMRVKAKHYKQLSFSQQEGAAKRHIDVIASGHKADKEGCYRFMLNYLGESCPVILPLAGRHQVSNALAAASVCIALGLSLAEIANGLSQLTPVKGRMQPTQLGRIRLIDDSYNANPVSVGAAIAWLKEISENRCLVLGDLGELGDNAPLLHAELGQLAKQQGIDALFCTGNLSQHTSQAFGAEHHDSVATLVEKLIKHINQLPGQVTVLVKGSRSAAMERVVDGLTVAFGRGELV; this is encoded by the coding sequence ATGATCCCTCTTTCCCTCGAGGCCCTATGCCAACACTTAGGCGAGCGTCGAGTCGGTGACGATGTCACCATCCAAGATTTAAGCAGCGATAGCCGTAAAATCGGCGCTGCAACCCTGTTTGTCGCCTTAAAAGGTGAGCGTTTCGACGGCCATGATTTTGCCGTGACGGCCATTGAGAACGGCGCAGCGGCATTAATGGTCGAGCGTGAGCTTCCCTTCGATATTCCGCAGCTTATCGTCGCCGATTGTCAAAGGGCCATGGGCGCGATTGGCGCTTATGTCCGTGACCAAGTGAATCCCATTTGCGTGGCATTAACGGGTTCTAACGGCAAGACCAGTGTGAAGGAAATGATTGCCACTATTCTGTCGGCTAAACATCAAGTGCTTTACACCGCGGGCAATTTTAATAACGAGATTGGCGTGCCCTTAACCCTGCTGCGCTTAACGCCTGCGGATGAATATGGGGTGTTTGAGCTGGGTGCTAACCATAAAGGTGAGATCGATTACACCTCAGGCTTGGTGCGTCCAAATGTAGCGCTGGTGAATAACGTTGGCAGCGCCCATTTAGAAGGGTTTGGTTCCCAGGCGGGGGTTGCACAGGCCAAGTCGGAAATTTTTAATCATTTGCAACAGGGTGGCACCGCCATTATCAACGCCGACGATGCCTTTGCGGATGTGATGAGGGTGAAGGCTAAGCACTATAAGCAACTGAGCTTTTCCCAGCAAGAAGGTGCGGCAAAACGGCATATCGATGTGATTGCAAGCGGGCATAAAGCGGATAAAGAGGGTTGTTATCGTTTTATGCTCAATTACTTAGGTGAGTCTTGCCCTGTGATTTTACCGCTGGCTGGCCGCCATCAAGTGAGCAATGCCTTAGCCGCTGCAAGTGTGTGTATTGCGCTGGGATTAAGCCTTGCCGAGATAGCGAATGGGTTAAGCCAATTGACTCCCGTGAAAGGGCGGATGCAGCCAACTCAATTAGGACGAATTCGTCTAATCGACGATAGCTATAACGCGAATCCTGTGTCTGTCGGGGCGGCAATCGCTTGGTTAAAGGAAATTTCTGAAAATCGTTGTTTGGTACTGGGAGATTTGGGCGAATTAGGCGACAATGCGCCCCTTTTGCACGCTGAGCTCGGACAGCTGGCCAAACAGCAGGGGATTGATGCGCTGTTTTGTACGGGGAATTTGAGTCAGCACACGAGCCAAGCTTTCGGGGCGGAGCACCATGACAGCGTGGCGACGTTAGTAGAAAAACTGATAAAACACATCAACCAGTTGCCGGGACAGGTGACGGTTTTAGTTAAAGGTTCACGTAGCGCCGCCATGGAGCGGGTCGTGGATGGCCTAACAGTAGCCTTCGGGCGTGGGGAGTTAGTGTAG
- the mraY gene encoding phospho-N-acetylmuramoyl-pentapeptide-transferase codes for MLVYLAEYLTQFHTGFNVFSYVTFRAILGLLTALIFSLWWGPKLIERLQLMQIGQVVRNDGPESHFSKRGTPTMGGLLILAAIFISVLLWGDLGSRYVWVMLFVLGSFGLIGFIDDYRKVVRKDTKGLIARWKYILQSLAALLIAFFLYATAANPGETQLVVPFFKDVMPQLGAVFIVLAYFTIVGSSNAVNLTDGLDGLAIMPTVMVAAAFALIAYLSGHAQFANYLHIPHLPGSGELVIVCTAIVGAGLGFLWFNTYPAQVFMGDVGSLSLGAALGAIAVLVRQEILLVIMGGVFVMETVSVILQVGSYKLRGQRIFRMAPIHHHYELKGWPEPRVIVRFWIISIFLVLLGLATLKLR; via the coding sequence ATGCTGGTGTATCTGGCCGAGTATTTAACCCAGTTTCATACAGGGTTTAACGTATTTTCTTATGTGACATTTAGAGCCATTTTAGGCCTATTAACCGCATTAATTTTTAGCCTCTGGTGGGGACCAAAACTTATAGAACGTTTGCAGTTAATGCAAATTGGCCAAGTAGTGCGTAACGATGGCCCAGAATCACATTTTAGTAAACGCGGTACGCCAACCATGGGTGGTCTGCTGATCTTAGCCGCCATCTTTATCAGCGTATTGTTGTGGGGCGACCTAGGTAGCCGCTATGTGTGGGTGATGCTGTTTGTGCTCGGTAGCTTCGGCCTGATTGGCTTTATCGACGATTACCGCAAAGTGGTGCGTAAAGACACTAAGGGCTTGATTGCGCGTTGGAAATATATTCTGCAATCCTTAGCCGCATTGTTAATTGCCTTCTTTTTATATGCCACCGCAGCCAACCCGGGTGAAACCCAGCTAGTGGTGCCTTTCTTTAAAGACGTGATGCCGCAACTTGGCGCCGTATTTATTGTATTGGCGTACTTCACTATTGTGGGTTCGAGTAATGCGGTGAACTTAACCGATGGCCTCGATGGTTTGGCGATTATGCCGACTGTGATGGTCGCGGCGGCGTTTGCCTTGATTGCGTATTTATCGGGTCACGCTCAGTTTGCCAATTATCTGCATATCCCGCATTTGCCGGGGTCGGGTGAACTCGTTATCGTCTGTACCGCGATAGTGGGCGCAGGTTTAGGCTTTTTATGGTTTAACACTTACCCAGCGCAAGTCTTTATGGGCGATGTGGGTTCACTCTCATTAGGCGCAGCCCTTGGTGCGATTGCGGTATTAGTTCGCCAAGAAATCCTGTTAGTGATCATGGGTGGTGTGTTTGTGATGGAAACTGTGTCTGTGATCCTACAGGTGGGATCCTACAAGTTGCGTGGTCAGCGGATTTTCCGTATGGCGCCCATCCATCACCACTACGAGTTAAAAGGCTGGCCAGAACCCCGTGTGATTGTCCGCTTCTGGATCATCTCAATATTTCTGGTCTTACTCGGCTTAGCCACGTTGAAGTTAAGGTAA
- a CDS encoding penicillin-binding transpeptidase domain-containing protein: MIRQAKTKQASKKQKPQLIHWRLYVVVGFVLALFCSLVGRAAYIQIIEPDKLRHESDMRTLRTTSREVQRGLITDRNGDMLAVSVPVRAVWADPKQVNDNNGFADMRRWQALADVLHEPIEDVLDRVRSNPTKRFTYLKRQVTPAVADYITQLKLPGVFLKSESRRYYPGGEITAQLIGITNIDDVGIEGVENAYNSWLTGTPSKQKVRKSRDGHVVERLDIIQEGESPNDLVLSIDHRIQQLAYRELKRTTEMNQATSGSIVVLDIHTGEVLAMVNTPSYNPNSRDNLQTFRMRNRAMTDTFEPGSTIKPFVVAAALEAGTVKSTDIIPTSPGWMRLGGRQVRDPNNYGDMSLARILAKSSNVGISKLALSIPVQQLLGTYQSMGLGNFSGINLVGESAGLIQDRHRWSDFERATLSFGYGLTATTLQLARMYATLGNGGTLYPVSILKLKKPPEGERVISQNVANDVLQMMVSVTEKGGTGTLAHIDGYPVAGKSGTSRKAIAGGYGDDYVALFAGVAPANNPRLAIVVVVNEPKGDLYYGGSVAGPAFAKVMSGALQMLNVEPISDKEQVQLAGIAAGRTE; this comes from the coding sequence ATGATTAGGCAAGCAAAAACCAAACAGGCGAGCAAAAAGCAAAAGCCACAACTTATCCACTGGCGTCTATACGTTGTGGTGGGGTTTGTGCTTGCGCTATTTTGCAGTCTAGTGGGACGCGCGGCCTATATTCAAATCATCGAGCCCGATAAGCTACGCCACGAAAGTGATATGCGCACCCTGCGCACCACCAGTCGTGAAGTGCAACGAGGTTTGATCACTGACCGTAATGGCGACATGTTGGCCGTCAGTGTGCCGGTGCGTGCGGTCTGGGCCGATCCTAAGCAAGTAAATGATAATAATGGTTTTGCCGATATGCGCCGTTGGCAAGCCCTCGCCGATGTACTGCATGAGCCTATCGAAGATGTGCTCGACAGGGTGCGCAGTAATCCCACTAAACGTTTTACCTACCTTAAGCGCCAAGTGACCCCCGCGGTGGCCGATTATATTACCCAGTTGAAATTACCCGGGGTGTTTTTAAAGTCTGAATCGCGCCGTTATTACCCAGGTGGCGAAATCACCGCCCAGTTGATTGGTATCACTAACATCGATGATGTTGGGATTGAAGGGGTGGAAAACGCGTACAACAGTTGGCTCACGGGCACGCCATCGAAGCAAAAAGTGCGTAAATCCCGTGATGGCCATGTGGTGGAGCGCCTCGATATCATTCAAGAAGGCGAGAGTCCAAATGATCTGGTGTTGAGTATCGATCATCGCATTCAACAACTTGCCTACCGTGAGCTGAAACGCACCACGGAAATGAACCAAGCGACATCTGGCTCGATTGTGGTACTCGATATCCACACAGGTGAAGTGCTGGCAATGGTCAACACGCCATCCTATAACCCTAATTCTCGGGATAATCTGCAAACCTTCAGAATGCGTAACCGCGCGATGACGGATACCTTCGAGCCGGGTTCAACCATTAAACCTTTTGTCGTGGCGGCGGCGCTTGAGGCGGGTACCGTTAAGTCGACCGATATTATCCCGACGTCCCCAGGTTGGATGCGCTTAGGTGGGCGTCAGGTACGCGACCCTAATAACTATGGTGATATGAGCTTGGCGCGTATTCTGGCTAAATCCAGTAACGTGGGTATCAGTAAATTAGCCCTATCTATTCCAGTACAACAGTTGCTGGGTACCTATCAATCTATGGGCTTAGGTAACTTTTCTGGGATTAACCTTGTGGGTGAAAGTGCGGGTTTGATCCAAGACAGGCACCGTTGGTCCGACTTTGAACGCGCCACCTTGTCCTTCGGTTACGGTTTAACGGCCACCACATTGCAGCTTGCACGCATGTACGCCACCTTAGGCAATGGCGGCACTTTATATCCTGTTTCTATTTTAAAGCTCAAGAAGCCGCCCGAGGGTGAACGGGTCATTTCACAAAATGTGGCCAATGATGTGCTGCAGATGATGGTCAGTGTTACCGAAAAAGGCGGCACGGGCACATTGGCCCATATCGATGGTTATCCGGTTGCGGGTAAGTCTGGCACTAGCCGTAAGGCAATTGCTGGTGGTTATGGTGATGATTATGTTGCTTTATTTGCGGGTGTTGCTCCTGCGAATAATCCTAGATTAGCGATAGTGGTGGTAGTGAACGAGCCTAAGGGCGATCTCTATTATGGTGGTTCAGTGGCAGGGCCGGCGTTCGCTAAAGTGATGTCCGGTGCACTGCAAATGCTAAATGTTGAACCCATTTCCGATAAAGAACAGGTGCAGTTGGCGGGTATCGCCGCAGGGAGAACAGAATGA
- the glpK gene encoding glycerol kinase GlpK encodes MQKKYVVALDQGTTSSRAIVFDHDANIVSVSQREFTQLYPNPGWVEHDPMEIWASQSSVLVEALARAGIHSDEVAAIGITNQRETTVIWEKATGKPIYNAIVWQCRRSAEICEQLKAQGLEEYVRENTGLLLDPYFSGTKIKWILDNVPNARAQAERGELLFGTIDTWLVWKLTEGKVHVTDPTNAARTLLFNIHSLTWDDKLLKALDIPLSLLPEVKPSCSVYGTTRIAGEGSEIQVAGMAGDQQAALFGQLCVEPGMAKNTYGTGCFLLMNTGTKAVHSNHGLLTTVAVGPKGEVNYALEGSVFMGGATIQWLRDELGLIRDASDTEYFASKVADTNGVYLVPAFVGLGAPYWDPNARGALFGLTRGANRNHIIRAALESIAYQSKDLLDAMIKDSGVSLKRLKVDGGAVANDFLMQFQADITDVEVLRPSVCETTALGAAFLAGLAVGFWESVIELEHKACIDKHFIPNIDAQTRASLYAGWQDAVARTRA; translated from the coding sequence GTGCAGAAAAAATACGTGGTGGCCTTAGATCAAGGCACGACCAGTTCAAGGGCGATAGTGTTCGATCACGATGCCAATATTGTTAGCGTGTCCCAGCGGGAATTTACCCAGTTGTACCCTAATCCGGGTTGGGTCGAGCATGATCCTATGGAGATTTGGGCAAGCCAAAGTTCAGTGTTAGTTGAAGCGCTGGCGCGTGCGGGGATCCACAGCGATGAAGTGGCGGCCATTGGCATTACCAATCAACGGGAAACCACTGTTATATGGGAGAAGGCCACAGGTAAACCTATTTATAACGCGATAGTGTGGCAGTGCCGTCGCAGCGCTGAGATTTGTGAGCAACTCAAAGCTCAAGGGTTAGAAGAATATGTGCGTGAGAATACCGGTTTATTGCTCGACCCTTATTTTTCAGGCACTAAGATTAAATGGATCCTCGACAATGTGCCCAACGCCCGTGCGCAAGCCGAGCGCGGTGAGTTGTTATTCGGCACTATCGATACTTGGCTGGTGTGGAAGTTAACCGAGGGTAAAGTGCATGTCACCGATCCCACCAATGCTGCTCGCACGCTGCTGTTCAATATCCATAGCCTCACTTGGGATGATAAGTTGCTAAAGGCCTTAGACATTCCTTTATCTTTGTTGCCCGAAGTTAAACCTTCCTGCAGTGTGTATGGCACTACACGGATTGCCGGTGAAGGCAGTGAAATCCAAGTCGCGGGGATGGCGGGGGATCAACAGGCGGCACTTTTTGGCCAGCTATGTGTCGAGCCCGGCATGGCGAAGAATACCTATGGCACAGGCTGTTTTTTGTTGATGAATACCGGGACTAAAGCGGTGCACTCAAACCATGGGTTACTGACCACAGTTGCTGTGGGGCCTAAGGGTGAAGTGAACTATGCCCTCGAAGGTTCAGTCTTTATGGGCGGCGCGACCATTCAATGGCTGCGGGATGAACTCGGGCTTATTCGTGATGCCAGCGATACCGAGTATTTTGCCTCTAAGGTTGCCGATACCAATGGCGTATATCTGGTACCCGCTTTTGTGGGACTCGGTGCGCCCTATTGGGACCCCAATGCCCGTGGCGCGCTATTTGGGTTAACCCGTGGCGCCAATCGTAATCATATTATTCGGGCGGCGTTAGAATCCATCGCTTATCAGAGTAAAGATTTACTCGATGCCATGATCAAAGACAGTGGCGTCAGCCTTAAGCGTTTGAAGGTGGATGGTGGCGCGGTCGCCAATGACTTTTTAATGCAGTTTCAAGCGGATATTACCGATGTTGAAGTGCTAAGGCCAAGCGTTTGTGAGACAACGGCTTTGGGCGCGGCATTCTTAGCTGGGCTGGCGGTGGGTTTTTGGGAGAGTGTGATAGAGCTTGAGCATAAGGCCTGTATCGATAAGCATTTTATCCCCAATATTGACGCCCAGACTCGGGCGAGCTTATACGCAGGTTGGCAGGATGCGGTCGCTAGAACCCGCGCTTAA
- the mraZ gene encoding division/cell wall cluster transcriptional repressor MraZ has protein sequence MFRGASAINLDTKGRIAIPVRYREPLQLEHQGRIVITVDIQSACLLLYPIHEWELIEAKLLKLSDTDQTQRSLKRLLLGYAHEVELDGNGRILLPPPLRQYASLDKRIMLVGQLNKFELWDEQAWLQQIDECQETIRSEELANNERLADFSL, from the coding sequence GTGTTTCGTGGAGCCAGTGCCATCAACCTAGATACAAAGGGACGGATCGCTATTCCAGTGCGATACCGCGAACCTTTGCAGCTAGAGCACCAGGGCCGCATCGTGATTACCGTCGATATTCAATCCGCCTGTTTACTCTTGTATCCAATCCATGAATGGGAATTGATCGAAGCTAAGTTGCTAAAGCTTTCAGATACCGACCAAACCCAGAGATCCTTAAAACGACTGTTGCTCGGTTATGCCCATGAGGTAGAACTCGACGGCAATGGGCGCATATTACTGCCACCGCCGCTGCGGCAATACGCCAGCTTAGATAAGCGCATCATGTTGGTGGGACAGTTAAACAAATTTGAGCTGTGGGATGAGCAAGCTTGGCTGCAGCAAATTGATGAGTGTCAGGAAACGATTCGAAGCGAGGAGCTTGCTAACAACGAGCGTCTGGCGGATTTTTCACTCTAA
- the murE gene encoding UDP-N-acetylmuramoyl-L-alanyl-D-glutamate--2,6-diaminopimelate ligase, with the protein MMLLRDLLAPWFEYSGNQSFNHLTLDSRAICRGDVFLALPGHKVDGRQFIDKALAQGATAVLVHTDNPSEHGKVLTSEHAEQGVQIYFYRLSQQVSALAAVRYPVSQGQSMGVIGITGTNGKTSTSQLIAQLTTLLARKAAVMGTLGNGLWGELVDSGNTTADAITLMRQLHEFEAQGVSVCAMEVSSHGLVQGRVDAVPFDVAVFTNLTRDHLDYHGDMESYAAAKQMLFRFDTLRHGLLNLDDAVGAVWLSELQNAAAKIWGFSIESHPEATFYTKAVQFNDQGVLATLVWPEGEVEIRSPLLGAFNLSNLLAALSALYLQGIDMRALAEQVPYLVPVAGRMERFTTVDNITLVVDYAHTPDAIEQALNALRRHCTSELWCVFGCGGDRDKGKRPLMGQAAEQFADRIMVTSDNARSEDPKQIIADIIQGLINPELALTQVDRVTAIKEVVALAKPGDVILLAGKGHETYQEAAGVRYDYDERALARQLSEQTR; encoded by the coding sequence ATGATGTTGTTACGGGATCTGTTAGCGCCTTGGTTTGAGTATTCGGGCAATCAGTCCTTCAATCATTTGACCTTAGATAGCCGCGCAATATGTCGCGGCGATGTGTTTTTAGCGCTGCCAGGGCACAAGGTGGATGGCAGACAGTTTATCGATAAGGCCTTAGCCCAAGGTGCCACCGCGGTGTTAGTCCATACGGACAACCCAAGTGAGCATGGCAAAGTGCTAACAAGCGAGCATGCTGAGCAAGGCGTACAGATTTATTTTTATCGGCTTAGCCAGCAGGTTTCGGCGTTGGCCGCCGTGCGTTACCCCGTGAGCCAAGGCCAATCCATGGGCGTTATCGGTATCACAGGAACGAACGGTAAGACCTCGACCAGTCAGTTAATCGCCCAGCTAACCACCTTATTAGCGCGCAAAGCGGCGGTAATGGGCACTTTAGGCAACGGCCTTTGGGGTGAGTTGGTCGATAGCGGCAATACCACGGCCGATGCCATTACCCTGATGCGCCAATTGCATGAATTTGAAGCGCAAGGTGTGAGCGTGTGCGCGATGGAGGTCTCGAGCCATGGTTTAGTCCAAGGCCGAGTCGATGCCGTGCCCTTCGATGTCGCCGTGTTTACCAATCTAACCCGTGACCATCTCGATTATCACGGCGATATGGAAAGCTATGCCGCGGCTAAACAAATGCTGTTTCGCTTCGATACCTTGCGTCACGGGTTGCTGAACTTAGATGATGCCGTTGGCGCCGTTTGGTTATCTGAACTGCAAAATGCCGCCGCTAAGATCTGGGGCTTTAGTATTGAAAGCCATCCGGAAGCCACCTTTTATACCAAAGCGGTGCAATTTAATGATCAAGGCGTGCTGGCCACATTAGTTTGGCCCGAGGGCGAAGTCGAAATCCGTTCTCCTTTATTAGGCGCGTTTAACCTATCGAATTTACTCGCGGCATTATCTGCCTTGTATTTACAGGGGATAGATATGCGGGCATTGGCTGAGCAGGTGCCTTATTTAGTGCCTGTGGCTGGCCGCATGGAGCGTTTTACTACGGTGGATAACATCACCTTAGTGGTCGATTATGCCCATACGCCCGATGCAATCGAACAGGCATTAAACGCCCTACGCCGCCACTGCACTAGTGAGTTATGGTGTGTATTTGGCTGTGGTGGTGACCGTGATAAGGGCAAACGTCCACTCATGGGACAAGCGGCGGAGCAATTTGCCGACCGCATTATGGTGACCAGCGACAATGCCCGCAGTGAAGATCCTAAGCAAATTATTGCCGATATTATCCAAGGGCTTATTAATCCAGAGCTCGCATTGACTCAGGTTGACCGTGTCACAGCCATTAAAGAGGTTGTGGCATTGGCTAAACCAGGGGATGTGATTTTGCTCGCGGGTAAAGGCCATGAAACTTACCAAGAGGCGGCAGGCGTGCGTTATGACTACGATGAACGCGCCCTGGCACGCCAGTTATCGGAGCAAACCAGATGA
- the ftsL gene encoding cell division protein FtsL has protein sequence MSKPSLNLPRIVLHDLWRHKWILLLALLVLGHAVAVVYTSHVSRKLTTQWDQLLQERDRLDIEWRNLLLEEQSQTEHSRITRIASKELNMSRPLPSEEVVVKVP, from the coding sequence GTGAGTAAGCCCTCTTTAAATCTGCCAAGGATCGTTTTGCACGATTTATGGCGTCACAAATGGATCTTGTTATTGGCTTTGCTCGTGTTAGGTCATGCCGTTGCTGTGGTTTATACCAGCCATGTTAGCCGTAAGCTCACGACCCAGTGGGACCAACTGCTACAGGAGCGGGACAGATTAGATATTGAGTGGCGCAATTTATTATTGGAAGAGCAATCGCAAACGGAACATAGCCGCATTACGCGTATTGCATCGAAGGAGCTCAACATGAGTCGCCCCTTGCCCAGCGAAGAAGTTGTGGTAAAGGTGCCGTGA
- the rsmH gene encoding 16S rRNA (cytosine(1402)-N(4))-methyltransferase RsmH has translation MSQEFAHLSVLLEETVGGLNIKDDGIYIDGTFGRGGHSRQVLQRLGANGRLIAIDRDPQAIEAAKQFSDDPRFQIVHGGFGQLADYVEELGLVGKIDGVLLDLGVSSPQLDDAERGFSFLRDGPLDMRMDNSQGETAAQWIARAEIEDMAWVFKTYGEEKNARHIARCIAADRDKTPFLRTKDLADLIARITKNKERNKHPATRVFQAIRIYINSELDQIDQALEGALTVLAPQGRLSIISFHSLEDRIVKRFIRRHSQGESVPHGLPITEDQINKSRKLRAIGKAIMPSDEEIERNARARSSVLRIAERLDY, from the coding sequence ATGAGTCAGGAATTTGCCCATTTATCCGTTCTGCTAGAAGAAACGGTTGGCGGTTTGAACATCAAAGACGATGGCATCTATATCGATGGCACGTTCGGCCGCGGTGGTCATTCAAGACAAGTGTTGCAACGACTCGGTGCCAATGGCCGCTTGATTGCCATCGACAGAGATCCCCAAGCGATTGAAGCCGCAAAACAATTTAGCGACGATCCCCGCTTTCAAATCGTCCACGGTGGTTTTGGTCAGTTAGCCGATTATGTCGAGGAATTGGGCCTTGTCGGTAAAATTGATGGCGTGCTACTCGATTTAGGTGTGTCTTCACCTCAACTTGACGATGCCGAGCGTGGGTTTAGTTTCCTGCGCGATGGTCCACTCGATATGCGGATGGATAACAGCCAAGGTGAAACCGCAGCCCAGTGGATTGCCCGCGCTGAAATTGAAGATATGGCCTGGGTATTTAAAACCTATGGTGAAGAGAAAAACGCCCGCCATATTGCCCGCTGTATTGCTGCTGACCGTGACAAAACGCCATTTTTACGCACTAAAGATTTGGCCGATTTAATTGCCCGTATCACTAAGAATAAAGAACGCAATAAGCACCCGGCAACCCGTGTGTTCCAGGCAATCCGTATCTATATCAATAGTGAATTAGACCAAATAGATCAAGCTCTTGAGGGAGCGTTAACCGTACTTGCCCCACAGGGGCGTTTATCGATTATCAGCTTCCACTCCTTGGAAGACCGCATCGTTAAGCGTTTTATCCGTCGCCACAGTCAAGGCGAAAGCGTGCCCCACGGTCTGCCGATCACTGAAGATCAAATTAACAAGTCGCGCAAGCTGCGCGCCATTGGCAAGGCAATTATGCCGTCCGATGAGGAAATTGAACGCAATGCCAGGGCCCGCAGTTCGGTGCTACGCATTGCCGAGCGATTAGATTACTAA